One genomic region from Nymphaea colorata isolate Beijing-Zhang1983 chromosome 10, ASM883128v2, whole genome shotgun sequence encodes:
- the LOC116261926 gene encoding uncharacterized protein LOC116261926 produces the protein MDSVQIDKGKNRARSERAQGEADEEKEEEDEKLRKRKKAFLYSGIIAFFVFFGVLLVLGLTVFRARHAVTAVNSINLRSLDAKFNLQRLSVDLNVTLELGLSVKNPNKVSFKYHNSSSLLYYRGRLVGEADIPAGEIFPGQTIDTHSVLTILADRLLSDSNAYTDAIAGSLPMTAFTKISGTVTILRMFKIHLVSYTDCELSIDMRNRTVEKSDCKYKTKY, from the coding sequence ATGGATTCTGTGCAGATCGACAAGGGCAAGAACAGAGCCCGCTCTGAGAGAGCGCAGGGGGAAGCAGatgaggagaaggaggaggaagacgagaaactgaggaagagaaagaaggcGTTCCTCTACTCCGGGATCATCgccttcttcgtcttcttcggCGTGCTGCTGGTGCTTGGCCTCACTGTCTTCAGAGCGAGGCACGCCGTCACTGCCGTCAACTCGATTAACCTCAGGAGCCTGGACGCGAAGTTCAACCTGCAGAGGCTGTCGGTGGACCTGAACGTGACGCTGGAGCTGGGCCTCTCCGTCAAGAACCCAAACAAGGTCAGCTTCAAGTACCACAACAGCTCCTCCCTCCTCTACTACAGGGGCCGCCTGGTCGGCGAGGCCGACATCCCCGCGGGCGAGATATTCCCCGGCCAGACCATCGACACCCACTCCGTTCTCACCATCCTGGCGGACCGCCTCCTCTCCGATTCCAACGCCTACACAGACGCGATCGCCGGCAGCCTGCCCATGACGGCCTTCACCAAGATCTCCGGCACCGTCACCATCCTCAGGATGTTCAAGATCCACCTCGTCTCCTACACCGACTGCGAGCTGTCCATCGATATGCGCAATCGGACGGTCGAGAAATCGGACTGTAAATACAAGACCAAGTACTAA